From a region of the Streptomyces sp. NBC_01454 genome:
- a CDS encoding transposase, with protein sequence MASSNGLLRVSSGRRIALNGVDWTIESVEAHLGRLVLADGSGRVEARSFRWLINHPDLRVLGDIDKASRSGLPRQPRSLADLTPNQLERARIRAEHVLETATGFRDGHPSRARPGEPRPAYDPDLTTLTARRHAKAAEVKAMPAQEATLLGLKGLGVRTLETLTTLSGESLLLACADGRWTRRRGGHRSVTEEIREAIFAVREECKDRARITMAARHRLMHQYVRERFPDFPTKKIPSRYTLAVVWEEWFGPGGARPRYRRTADAAAEAGVSGRVVVHRPGQVLALDSTPLPVKLRETVFGEAVTATLTLALDLYTHGLPAFRLTLQSDTSVDVAMLLRDVMLPLPMRESWGEEMEWPYAGVPADVVAEFAGHRVAALPYFAPETVTTDHGGPYKNHDLVEAERELGCNILPARVLRQTDKFAVERQFSTIQTMLLEHLLGFTGTDTADRGADPERDASLTLAQAEHVIATWIVRVWQNRKLGEYAPSWAPGEDHSPNTLFAAAMQQGGFDLDFPEPSLYYRLLRKHHIKIHPRRGVKILGLWYHADVLDDPRFWRPSGRGGRHAGKWVVRSDRRDRRQVFFQDPADHETWHVLRWRGLPPEGEVPAFSDKSADALLEHVRANKIVARSDEELLPALLDILGSVTPVDKWPTQKEKKAGKKRRIARAREDTHAQAAAADREGPSPLPARMPAPWAEQTHTIDTAVDSDRRRRREEVVLDEPVAPPLLEDALRRQHLFLLPLGPDDHIDQPLEENA encoded by the coding sequence ATGGCGTCTTCGAACGGGCTGTTGCGGGTGTCGTCGGGCCGGCGGATCGCGCTCAACGGGGTCGACTGGACGATCGAGTCGGTCGAGGCCCATCTCGGCCGGCTTGTGCTGGCAGACGGCTCCGGCCGGGTCGAGGCTCGCTCGTTTCGATGGCTGATCAATCATCCTGACCTGCGAGTACTGGGGGACATAGACAAAGCGAGCCGCTCGGGACTGCCCCGTCAGCCAAGGTCACTAGCCGACCTGACGCCGAATCAATTGGAGCGAGCACGGATCCGGGCCGAGCACGTATTGGAGACGGCGACCGGCTTTCGAGACGGGCACCCGTCCCGGGCGAGGCCGGGCGAGCCGCGGCCGGCCTACGACCCCGACCTGACGACGCTGACCGCACGCCGGCACGCGAAGGCCGCCGAGGTGAAGGCGATGCCCGCGCAGGAGGCGACACTGCTCGGGTTGAAGGGCCTGGGAGTCCGCACCCTGGAGACACTGACGACATTGTCCGGAGAGAGTCTCCTGCTGGCCTGCGCGGACGGGCGGTGGACTCGCCGGCGAGGTGGTCACCGGAGTGTCACCGAGGAGATCCGCGAGGCGATCTTCGCGGTGAGGGAGGAGTGCAAGGACCGGGCCCGGATCACCATGGCCGCCAGGCACCGTCTGATGCACCAGTACGTACGCGAGCGTTTCCCGGACTTCCCCACCAAGAAGATCCCCTCCCGCTACACGCTGGCGGTGGTCTGGGAGGAGTGGTTCGGTCCCGGAGGGGCCCGGCCGCGTTACCGACGGACGGCGGATGCTGCCGCGGAGGCCGGGGTCTCGGGCCGGGTGGTGGTCCACCGGCCAGGGCAGGTTCTCGCGCTGGACTCGACTCCGCTGCCGGTCAAGCTGCGGGAGACCGTCTTCGGTGAAGCGGTCACGGCGACGCTCACCCTGGCTCTGGACCTCTACACCCACGGGTTGCCGGCCTTTCGGCTCACCCTGCAGTCGGACACCTCCGTCGACGTCGCGATGCTGCTGCGGGACGTGATGCTGCCACTGCCCATGCGGGAGAGCTGGGGCGAGGAGATGGAGTGGCCCTACGCGGGCGTCCCGGCGGACGTCGTCGCCGAGTTTGCCGGCCACCGGGTCGCGGCCCTGCCGTATTTCGCGCCGGAGACGGTAACCACCGACCACGGCGGACCCTACAAAAACCACGACCTGGTGGAGGCCGAACGGGAACTCGGCTGCAATATCCTGCCCGCCCGCGTGCTGCGACAGACGGACAAGTTCGCGGTCGAGCGACAGTTCTCCACGATCCAGACGATGCTGCTCGAACACCTGCTGGGGTTCACCGGCACCGACACGGCCGACCGCGGGGCCGACCCCGAACGCGACGCGAGCCTGACCCTCGCGCAAGCCGAGCACGTCATCGCAACCTGGATCGTCCGGGTGTGGCAGAACCGCAAACTAGGCGAATACGCCCCCAGTTGGGCGCCGGGTGAGGACCACAGTCCGAACACACTGTTCGCGGCGGCCATGCAGCAGGGCGGCTTCGACCTGGACTTTCCCGAGCCGAGCCTCTACTACCGGCTCCTACGCAAGCACCACATCAAGATCCATCCCCGTCGCGGGGTGAAGATCCTCGGACTTTGGTATCACGCCGACGTCCTAGACGATCCGCGGTTCTGGCGGCCCTCGGGCCGCGGCGGCCGACACGCCGGCAAGTGGGTGGTCCGCAGTGATCGCAGGGACCGCAGGCAGGTTTTCTTTCAGGATCCGGCCGACCACGAGACCTGGCATGTTCTGCGGTGGCGGGGCCTTCCCCCCGAAGGCGAGGTCCCGGCGTTCTCGGACAAAAGCGCCGATGCTCTCCTCGAACATGTGAGAGCGAACAAGATCGTTGCCCGTTCCGACGAAGAACTCCTGCCAGCGTTGCTGGACATCCTGGGTTCGGTTACCCCGGTTGATAAGTGGCCCACGCAGAAGGAGAAGAAGGCCGGGAAGAAGCGGCGCATCGCCCGGGCCCGCGAGGACACCCACGCGCAGGCCGCCGCCGCGGACCGCGAAGGCCCTTCGCCACTGCCTGCCCGGATGCCCGCGCCATGGGCCGAGCAGACCCACACGATCGACACCGCTGTCGACTCCGACCGTCGCCGCCGGCGGGAGGAAGTTGTCCTGGACGAACCGGTTGCGCCACCGCTGCTGGAAGATGCTCTGCGTCGCCAACACCTGTTCCTGCTTCCGCTGGGACCCGACGACCATATTGACCAGCCCCTGGAGGAGAACGCGTGA